The genomic interval CAAGCCCCTAATAAAGTACTTCGACCAAATCATGTGGctgaaatttcaaatttgatatataacaATACAACAACATCGGCATATGTTTGTGTTTTCAATTTAATACTATGATATAAATTTGTGATAATCAGGATATTTGAATCATATTTAGTTTTTGgtcaaataaaactttcaaattttaaatatcagGTGCTCTCACATTTCTGATTGCCAAAACGGCATCCTAAATTTCAGcactagatttaaatttaggaAGGATAATTAAATCTGCTCACTCGTCTATCTTGACTGTCAAATACTTAAATGGTCCactttttaaattagaaaaacaCAATTAATCAGGGCTTGTGTTAATCTATTACCTATAGCTCTTACCTCTGCAGAGGTAAAGAGGGAGTACCTTAAAAGACCtctaaaacaaacaacaacaaaaaactaattaataattatatacgaATGCATTATTgtcgatctaaaagtaaacaatattaaataaaaaaattgaaggtaaTATTATCCTCCACGCGAAAACTAACTTACTGTAAGTAATAAAACTAGCACATAAGGTGTCAAGGCGTATGTTTAGCTTGTTGTAGGTTGAAAAGATCAaagttttgttaaaaaaaacaattaagaacCGGTATCAGAAACAAGCAGAATCCTGGGCCCGGCCTCTTTTCACAAGAAGCCAGACTTTCCTCACCGGCGTTGctctcctcgcctcgcctcccccTCTTATCTCCTCCGCTCCCGTGCTGCCGCCAACACCGCAGCAATCACCACCGGCACGCCTGTCTCCAAACGAAGACACGTAAACCCTAACAAGCCAACACGTACGGAGGGAGAGCACGAacgcgggaggaggcgcgatcgatcgagcgagcAGCGGAGAAGGCTTCGGTTGTTGGCCATGCGGCGATCGGAATGGGAGGACCGGTGCAAGCGGCACCCGGAGCACCGGCTGTCCAAGGGCGTGTGCCCCTACTGCCTCCGCGACCGCCTCGCCCACCtgtccgcctcctcctcggccaccaccaccacgggggcctcctcctcctccgccacctcctcccactactcctccggcgccggcacgcCTCCGCGCTACGGCTACCACGTCGCGCTCTCGAGCGACGTCAGCTCCGTCCACGTCGTCGGCGATGGCTCATCCTTCGTCAACGTCGCGGCCTTCTCTCAGCCGCTGATGCCGTCCTCCGTTGGTAGCAAACTAgacggaggagggagggaagaaGAGCCGGGCAGGGAGGCATCTGGCAAGGGGAAGCAGCAGGAggtgaagaggaagaagagcggtaagaagaagaagattggGCGGTTCCTGTCGAGGCTCGTCGGAGCGGAGAAGCGGCGGCAATCAGgggacggcgatggcggcgagcTCTTCCATTCCAAGACAATGAAGGAGAAGACGGGGCACAAGTGGGTATTTTTCTGATCAAACGTTGCTGCCACGGTTGCAAACTATGGGTCGTCCATGCGCTTGGGTGTTGTTCTTGCcgactcttttttatttttaggggGGCTTTCAGTTTTCAct from Oryza brachyantha chromosome 3, ObraRS2, whole genome shotgun sequence carries:
- the LOC102717879 gene encoding uncharacterized protein LOC102717879, whose amino-acid sequence is MRRSEWEDRCKRHPEHRLSKGVCPYCLRDRLAHLSASSSATTTTGASSSSATSSHYSSGAGTPPRYGYHVALSSDVSSVHVVGDGSSFVNVAAFSQPLMPSSVGSKLDGGGREEEPGREASGKGKQQEVKRKKSGKKKKIGRFLSRLVGAEKRRQSGDGDGGELFHSKTMKEKTGHKWVFF